The Flammeovirga yaeyamensis genome segment ATTTATCTAAGTATATTAATAATCCACAACTAAACGTTTAGAAATTACATTGCCATTTACATCGGTATAAGTCATGATATAAATACCTGATGATAATTTCACATCCTCTCCTAGTTTAAATCGATTGGTATCCGAAAGATTCAGTTCCTGAATCAAAGCACCTACCTGAGAATACAGTTTTACTGATCCATTTAATAAAGATGTAGATTCAATTGTAAATTTTCCTTCAAAACTTGGGTTTGGAAAAGCATTTATAGTCAATTCTTCCAAGTCATTTTTTAAATCAAGATTAGATGTTCTTGCTGATGAACCACAAGCAAGGTCTGCTGCCGCTTGGGTTTCGTAACATTGGTCGCAACTTTGTACAGGTCGACAAGGTGGACATTTTACAGTTATAGATGCAACCTCTTGTGCCATCACCGAAGTGAAAGAGATGAATAACATCGTTAGAGATATATAAAATATTTTTTTCATTGTTCTATACTAAAGTGATTCAACAAATTTGATAACAGCCTCTTGTTCTTCTAAAGTCAACGCCTCGTAAGCAGCTCTAGATCCTGCAGCTTCTCCACCATGTTTCATAATGGCTTCTCCTACTGTAGAGGCTGAGGCATTGTGCATAAACAATAAAGCTTTGCCATTTCTTTCAAGTACCTGCATGTTGTAATACAAGCCCCAAAGTGGTGGTGTTCTATAACTGCCACCTGTGCCAATATTATGAAGTTTCATATCCGTATATGGTCTTATCACAATATCTTTAAACATTTCTGGTGCATCAGATCTTGTCTTTTGTGTTTCTGTATGACAGCTTACACACCCTGCCTCAATAAATTTCACATGACCTACAACTACTTGAGGATCATCATATACTCCTTTCGATCTTGTCGGTACCGTTAAGAACTTTGTGTAGGCGACCAATTGATCAAAATCTTCTTGAGAAATCTGATCTGGATCTGAAGCATCCACTCCATGATCATTTAACAATGCAGCTACTGTTTGAGATTCCACAGTTGCTTGTGATCCATCCCAAGTTAAACCTGCTTCCGCTCCAGCAATCCATTGTAATAAACCTACACCATAAACTGGTGGTGGCAGTAATTGACCTTTTGGTGTATTGACCAATTCAGAACCTCTACCGTCTCTAAAGTGACAAGATCCACAAGAAGTTGATCCAATATTAATCTCTCCTAAAACTCTGTTATCTTGCTGACCATCACCTTGTGTTCTATGTCTAACTCCATGGAATAAGTGATGTCCTTCTAAGAAATCATCTACATCATCATCGTCCTCAAGAGTAATCAAATGTTGAGTAAATACGGCGTCTTGTTCTTCTTTTGTAAACTGACCAGAACCTGATAAAATCATGTTACTTGATGCTCTTCCTGCCATTGATAATCTAGGATCACCGAAGGTGTTGAAACCTTGACCCACTACATAGTTTTGGAAGGTATTATAATGCTGAGCACCAATACTCCAAGGTACGCCATCTACTAATGCTGTTACTGCTGTAATTTCATATGAAATGATGTTACCATAATTTACAGTTGTGATGTCTGACCATGGGTATAAATCACCTCCTTGATCATAAGTCGGACCACCCGGTGCAATGTAAGCTGCATAAGATGGTGTTGACGCTCCACCTTTGGCTAGGAATTCCATTCTACGAACAGGAATTCTATTACCACCTTCCCAAATCAGTTTATCCTTATTTGGTAGCGTTTTTTGATCTTCGTGTCGGATTTCGTTGTCTTTCGTCGAGTACAAGAATTGCTCGAATCTCACATTATCAGGAGCATCATACACTACTGTTTCGTAACGGTCTAATGTTCTTAATAATGATCCATTATGTGATGCATCAAAGATTGCTTCTGTAATACCATCTTGAGGGTGAGGGTGTCTAAATCTCATCCAACTCGCTCCTTTTGATACAATTGCTGGTCGACTATCCGGATCGATTCTCTCTCCTTTTGTTGTGAACAAGCCAGAGTAGACCCAAATATCAGCTGGATCATACGTATTCATATCCGTATTACGCTTGTATCTGAAGAAATAGTAGAAATCGCCAGCGTCCACACATTCCTGAGGAACATTGGCCTGCATATTATCTCCCAATTCGGCTGTATAGAAAGTTACTTGGTTACAAGAACAACTCATCTCGAAAGTACCTGAATTGGTTTGCATTTGATCGGCAACACCAGGTCCAATACTAACAGATACTTGTGTTTTATCTTCGCTTAAATCAAATGACCAACCGTGTTCTCTTGCTGGCGAACCAACTGTTGGAGTTGGCAATGCAGGTGCAGGATATAATACCAATGGAATATCTCCACAAGGATCTTCTTCACATGGAGCACATGGACCACCACAGTCTACTCGGGTTTCCCCTTGGTTTCTAATACCGTCGTAACAAGTAGGAAGTGGTCCTCCTTCTAAAATAGCTACATTACCTAAATCAATCGGACAATCTCCACCATTACCCCAACGGACAAATACGTGGTAATTTCCAGGAGCAAGATCTGTGATAGTGATCCATTTTAAGTCATCGTTCTCGCTGTAAGGATAGGTTACACCTCCATCTAATGAGAATTCTAAAACATCACGTCCAGCTACATCATCGAATGATAAGGTTAATATACCATCGTTTTCATTTTCGAATGATTCGTCTTGTTTTGTAACTGTTGCATTTGGATTTGGAGTGCCATTACAAACCACTTCACATGATATACAATCAGGTCCACCACAATCGACTCCAGTTTCTTGTCCATTTTGAATACCGTCATCACAAGTAGGGCATGCAGTACAGCTTGATCCTCCACAATCGACACCTGTTTCGTCTCCATTTTGGATACCATCATTACAAGTTGGTACAAAATAACATTGAGTTACTTGAGCTACTTTCTCTTGTTCATTCGAACCTTGTACCTTGATCGTATAATCCACTCCTGCTTGCACTTGAACATATCGTTTATAATATCCATCTTCTTGAGCATCCGGAGGGTAACAACCACCATTCATACATAAATACAATGCTGTTCCTAGATCTTCCGAGTAGTATAAAACTCCTTGACCATCTACGATTGTTAATCCAAAGTCAGCACAAGTGCCTTCTCCAGTTCCGCCAGACTGACAAGGGGTACAAGATCCACCGCAGTCAATACCTGTTTCATCTCCATTTTGGATACCATCATTACAAGTGTTTGTCACCACTTCTTTTACTAACCACCAAACATTACCTGCTGACTCTCCATTCGTATCTCCTTCATTATTATCACCTGCGTAGTAATATAAAGGTTGGCCATCAAAAGTTAATTGTAATCGACCATCACAAGTTCCACTTAAACCAAACTCTCCTG includes the following:
- a CDS encoding T9SS type A sorting domain-containing protein; the encoded protein is MKKIFYISLTMLFISFTSVMAQEVASITVKCPPCRPVQSCDQCYETQAAADLACGSSARTSNLDLKNDLEELTINAFPNPSFEGKFTIESTSLLNGSVKLYSQVGALIQELNLSDTNRFKLGEDVKLSSGIYIMTYTDVNGNVISKRLVVDY
- a CDS encoding di-heme oxidoredictase family protein: MNELSTMKKGDFFSELYQRLTIDGSKKTFQLMFSALFFMFFNTSMSYAQEYGIEVDNGTATIYFNDQAGWTGGWNYICLGSNCTSGAKVGNRWERQVSGITVGNTYDIQIKIATSTGQYISDLHSVVAVAKGDSPSPTPTCNDGIQNGDETGIDCGGSCTPCQTPPTCDDGIQNGDETGVDCGGSSCQPCQTTPPPTHSNMVEAEGAIIVGSASIYEDGAASNGNGVAYISAQGAGFTINSAPASSTVELVYASELSGEISIFVNGIDQGNIQFSSTGAWVGNYQTVSKALDIQEGDSFSVIFQTGDAALNIDKVNFLGEPAPPQPCTGLNDPNAVFTGVTTINETSDGALDGSVTFTFNNVANDYDSIIFNIDNTDYKVAISEGSLTINNKSAGSYVASMRWSNGDCETSLGTVTVGSCENGIKDGNEADVDCGGVCPTCPEPPQPTPEDLVISVATSPTHGQYLTAKYGNQPALAIYTWDNDTNEFGSCTGGCEDSWPYVVTDAKVNLILPSSLPNGVTGEFGLSGTCDGRLQLTFDGQPLYYYAGDNNEGDTNGESAGNVWWLVKEVVTNTCNDGIQNGDETGIDCGGSCTPCQSGGTGEGTCADFGLTIVDGQGVLYYSEDLGTALYLCMNGGCYPPDAQEDGYYKRYVQVQAGVDYTIKVQGSNEQEKVAQVTQCYFVPTCNDGIQNGDETGVDCGGSSCTACPTCDDGIQNGQETGVDCGGPDCISCEVVCNGTPNPNATVTKQDESFENENDGILTLSFDDVAGRDVLEFSLDGGVTYPYSENDDLKWITITDLAPGNYHVFVRWGNGGDCPIDLGNVAILEGGPLPTCYDGIRNQGETRVDCGGPCAPCEEDPCGDIPLVLYPAPALPTPTVGSPAREHGWSFDLSEDKTQVSVSIGPGVADQMQTNSGTFEMSCSCNQVTFYTAELGDNMQANVPQECVDAGDFYYFFRYKRNTDMNTYDPADIWVYSGLFTTKGERIDPDSRPAIVSKGASWMRFRHPHPQDGITEAIFDASHNGSLLRTLDRYETVVYDAPDNVRFEQFLYSTKDNEIRHEDQKTLPNKDKLIWEGGNRIPVRRMEFLAKGGASTPSYAAYIAPGGPTYDQGGDLYPWSDITTVNYGNIISYEITAVTALVDGVPWSIGAQHYNTFQNYVVGQGFNTFGDPRLSMAGRASSNMILSGSGQFTKEEQDAVFTQHLITLEDDDDVDDFLEGHHLFHGVRHRTQGDGQQDNRVLGEINIGSTSCGSCHFRDGRGSELVNTPKGQLLPPPVYGVGLLQWIAGAEAGLTWDGSQATVESQTVAALLNDHGVDASDPDQISQEDFDQLVAYTKFLTVPTRSKGVYDDPQVVVGHVKFIEAGCVSCHTETQKTRSDAPEMFKDIVIRPYTDMKLHNIGTGGSYRTPPLWGLYYNMQVLERNGKALLFMHNASASTVGEAIMKHGGEAAGSRAAYEALTLEEQEAVIKFVESL